CTGTTTCACATTTAAAGAGGTTTGCAGTTTTACTTCAAAAATCATAACCACATTACTCAGCATTTATCATACTTTACCTTCAGCTCACTGACTTGAGAAGTGATGTGCCACATTAGGTTCTCGCTCAGAAACTTTACGCCATATGGACCAATCAGCTCCGCCAGAGCCCGTAACTCTGTTCAGAGGATGATGTGATCAATTGGGAGATGAGACATCCACAGAAACTCAATTTGATTTTGCTGTCCTGCAGCCAACCAGAATGAGGCTCAGCTGGACAAGTATTGTGTCTTTTTAGCATGGTGCTTTTACAACAGTCTAAAGCTTGAATCTCTAGCAGTGACATAAATCAGGAAGACCCCAACTGTATTAAATTAGAATTACTGGTGTAGCTCAatcaatgagagagagagacaagtgCAGCTATTACAGCTCTCACTCAGCTTGACATCTCTGcctgaaaatggatggataAGGACGTGTGTGGTTAAAATTGGAGCTGGTTAATGGACAGGCGAGTGAGTCACCATGAGACAGGCAGATACCTCGCTGAGGAGTAAATATAGACAATGATGATGACATTGTGGGTGGGGGTGTCAATTGAAATGCAGTCATATCCAAGGTACTGTGTGGGTGAAATGGTTTTAGGTGTGTAAATGTCTTCGcaagtgcttgtgtgtgcatacaCCAAGGTTTGGTATAGTAAATGGAGGCTTAATACACTCCTAAGGAGGGTCACTGCTCCTATGTGGTAACATAGTGGCATAACAGGAGCCTGTGTGCAGGACAAACAAGTAACGGTGGAAGAGCTACATTATCAGGCAGTGATGGGAGAGCAAGGGAGATGCCAAGCAATACTAATGTTTACATTAGCCAGCTAGAGTCAGAATGCACTGCATGACAtgaagcacaaagaaaaacactgctccCGATGACAAGCTCGGTATTGTTTTGAGCAATGATGCGCCCTCTCTGTGTGGTGTCATAGTAAATGAAAACTGCAAGTTGTGCGTGCTGTAAAGAGTGAGTCATCTCTTGGATATGTGGGCCCATGAACATTAAATGTCTGAGTGCAGGggatttaacatgtttaataacATGTCAAGTGTAAAAACTagcctgcaaaaaaaaaaaatgttgcgaGGGGGCTATCTTTCTTATTAATGCACGTTTAAACTTGTGGTGTAAACATCCTCATAAAAATATACCCTCACCTAAATTGTTCATAATTTGCACTAACTATGGCAGGTTAAATACATGAATTTAGTAGTTTACAGGTTTATATCAACTTATGCTGCAGATTAAATGACTGTGATTAATTTTAGGTTTCAACCTGCTACATCGGAGAACTCCTCTGCTCGGAAACTTGGCTCGTTGTCAGTAGTCTGGTTGACAAAGCAATGCATTGTAGGACAGTGCACAATAAGGGAGTTGCTGGCCTGACGCAAAAGACTCTCCAGGAACCTGAGGAGCACAACAAGCAAACAAGATAAATTTGCTCAGCTTTATACAACAGATGTTTGAATTAAAGACACTTAAAGTGAGAAGACCCAAGAAACAAGAAAGGGAGGAAATAATACAAAGTGGTAACCTAAAAGGATGTACTTGCGTGGGCTTATGCTTCCTGTAAATTTTATGTGTGATGGTAATGTTGTAAGCATCagtgaattaataaatatttagatATGTGTTGTTTAAATGGAAATTTGAATGCTGTATAACACACCAGTTTGTATAGAGGGTTGTAATGGTCTGTCCTCCACGTGAATCCAGTGGCTGTGTTTGCTGCAGCAGGACACTCTTCACCAGTCGTGTGACATCTACATTGATGTAGCTGGAGAGGCTGTGCAGGCCAGCAACATAAGCTCTTATACCCGCCAGGAGGTCAGAGGGCCGTGCTATCTCCTGGGTGCTCTGGTTGTAATTGGCCATTCTCACGATGATCCTGGGGAAACACGTTTAACGAACATCACTTATCACCCAGCAGAAGTTGACTCAGGTCTAGACATTGAAACTGATTAAATGAGCCATGGTGGCGTGGCCATGCTTTTATTAGTTCTGCACATTCAGGACTTCACTGcagtgatatttattttttgttaggGCCTGTcattctctgtctttctccaccAGTGTGCTGATACTCAAGGGCGCTAATTTTAGGGCAATAGGGTAGATAATCATCAGCTAAGACAAGGAGACTAAGCAgagcataaacacaaaaacatcaggttGCCCTGGTACCCAGCCCTAATCTAAATAACAGTGAGTACTGCactgacacagagaaagagtgtGACATAATGGATCTCTCAGATATTTTGAAGTGGGTGCAACACAGCCGGACATGGGGGATCAGTAAAGTAAAGTAGTGTAAAGTAGGGTTATTATGGTGATAGCGGAGACATTACACAGGAGACAAGCTCCAATAATTCCCTGACTGTCAGGCAGACAAAAGAAAGAGTGTGTAGATTTGTGAATGACTGACAACTCCAAGAATGTGCAGCTTGAGTTGCTATtgagttttttcttgtttgctgtCACATCATCTTCCTTGGgatttaacattttctgtttaatatttCGGCAGTCTTTGTTTAGCATGAAGGTCAGGTTACTGGAAAGGGTGTGCGTGACTTTTTCCACACGGCAAAGTGATGGAATTAGTGCACCTAGTACAATGTTACAGCACATTTACGCAAGGGCAGAAAAAGCAACATTGCGCAGACAATACATTCCTTTCACAGTGAGAGAAGGCAGCCATGTCAGTAATTAGCATATTTGTGACAGTAACTGTTTATGCAGACATTTCTAGCAAGTAAACGGACCCTGgattatgaaaaataatcaaaatgttaCACATGGGCTTTTTATTCCTATCTTTATTCACCCTATATCATTGACATTTGTTAATTCAACAACATTCCCACTTAGCGTACTCAGAGAGGCGTGTCTCCAGATGAGAAAGTAGAAACTCTGTGGGAACGACGTTGTGATCGAAGACAATAAAGTCACTTGAGAGACTGTAGGAGGAGCAGAGCTCTGTCAGCATCAGATGCAGCTTGTCAACACTAAGAGATGGAGAgcaagaaagagacagaggggagaGGATGCAAGTCTTAAGGAAAAATCTTTTGACAATGACTTTAGTATGGATGTCCTTTTCTCAGACAAATAAGGTAATAAACATTAGAGAATTGTAAAACACTCAGGACTGAGACAGAGGGGAGGTAACTGAGAGGCGGCAGAGGCACAGTTACAtcactttaaatttaattaaggAGATTTTGACTTGTAGCTATACAAAGAATATTACTAAAGCAATGACTATGCCAACACATAAAGTGTGTGCTCAAGTTTTATTTCTGCCCCAACGGAGTCCACATGAAGGCTAATAAAGTTCAAAACTAATGACAGTACTGTAGGTCTTGCAGGCCAGAgcatttttattctctcttaCTTATCATTTAAGGCAAGAAATGAGTCATGGGGAGAAggaaataatttacaaaatgttagcaaaaaaattattttcacttggaaaatgtttaaagaaccagAATCCTAATCTCTTTAATTGCTGATAATGCTGCATGTTTCCAGAAATCCTGGAAGTGTTAATTAAAAACCTATTTTCTGCCAATTCACTAAAGCTATGGAAGAATgaggaagagatggagagagtcACTGAAACAAGGATAAAAGCTGACTTGGTGTAGACAGTCCGGTCTTTCCTCAGGCTTTCAGCCCCTGGTTTCTCTTTCTGGACCTCTCCTTTCTTTGGCACCGGCTTCTTTTGCTTTCTGTGACGAGCAGCACTGATGGTCTCGGCACAGTGCTTGGGCAGCAACTAAGGAGTTGGagtagaaaggaaaaaaatcatgcTAAGCAAAGATATGGTAACATGCTCAAAGATAACCACGGGGAGTTTAGCGTTCACATTGCAAGAATTTAGtccaaatgtaaacacttttgtcatattttcctCAAGGGATTGGAGAAACAACACCACAATAATCAACTCCAGAGTTTTGGACCTGTCTTATCATTTCAAATTCTCAAGTGTGCTCACTGCCTCCAGCTCAATGTACTGGTGCCAAGCTGTGACTAGTGTGATTATATTCGGATGTGGAGTTTGGCCGAATCAATCTCCGctagataatgttttttttttttttaaatgaaataaacctGAAGTAGACTCATACGTTACCTGGTCATTGAGGTTGCACTGCTCAGCACATATCTCTAacacaacattgctggtctgcTTGGCTATCTGCTCCAGGAAGGTTACACACAGACGCAGACCCTTCTTCTCCAGCGCATCCATCTAGACATAGACAATTTGCAGCACATaccatactgtatgtgagtgtgCATTCATACTGTTGCAATGTGTCACATACTGTTTGCTATCTTCATACAGTTGATGATGTGAAAGTGCTAGAAATTCAACTTCACCTAGGGTGTACACAGTCTTCTCTGCTGCTTGGCTAAGGATTCATAGCTAAGTAAGCTTTAAACTGAACACTGACCTCTTCTGGACAGAGAGCATGTCCACACTGGCTGAAGTGGGAACAGACAGACGGGAAGGACATGAGATAAGGCTTCATGGTCACCTCCTCACTGCTCTGGGTAAACATCTTCTCAAAGACACGTGGGTAGAAGCTGGAGAACCAAAAGGGAATGAACAGAGAGATTTTAAAgatattaaagttaaaaaaaagaaaacaaaacaagactaGAGATAACAAGAAAGAATGGAAGAGACTGACCAAAGGATAGACACATCAGATGTCTCCTGCAGCAGTTCTTCCACACTGTCTACCATCCTGGTGTGAAACTGAATTAAGTTCATCACCTTCGCCAAATCAGGGTAGTCCTTTAAAGGAAGAGGAGCCTTGTTCACACTTGTGTAGGcctaaaatgaaaaaggagCGACACATTTTAAGTTGCTATCTTTCACAATCAGGGCGAATACAGCAAAACTATTTGTGGACTTAGATGCTATACAGTGAACCTACATACCTGTAATCTCAGCCAGTCCAGTCTAAGTGGCCTTAAATCAAAATCCTCTTTGTTGTCCACTGCAGATTAAAATACCaacctgttattttttttgttttaagtgcaTGTCGGTAATTTGTCAGTATTTTGTTTACCTTGTTTGACTGAGAGAGCAGACAGGGTTGAGACAAATGAACTCATCAGGACAGACTCCTCTTCtggacacacatacatgttCTGTAGAGGCGAGGGAAAATTTGGTGCTGTTAGCTATTAAAGGTCATACTGATTTAAAAGAGCTGATAATTGTCAGTGCACTCGGAAAACATTAAATACTGaagccttttttctttcttacagtGTCTGCCTACCTATGATGTAAAGAATATTACATATGTAAATATGCAATGCATTCTCTGCATGTATACATGCAAATATTATCTGCCAGTACCTGTATGGTGTCATTCAGAACCAGGGCATCAAACTGTGACAGGTACTGAACATGGTAGCGCTGCACTATGTGGTTGTACTTTCTCATCAGACCCCTTAACTTCTCCATGTAGAAGAGCAACTCTGCCATCTGACTGAAGAAGAGCATTGAGAACAGACTTATAAAACTTTGACTTGTGCACATTGACATGACGAGTTCTTCTTTTAGCTGCAGTGACCCATGCTTTACTTCCTCTTTATTTATGACCTACTTGTCAATGTAGTCCTCCGGCGTCTTTATCTTTGGCATATTCTCAGAGTGTCTGACGAGCCACAGAACCTCGTCACGGGCAAACGTCAGGGCCATGAAGACAAACAGAGCCTTGAAGATTTGATGAGAGATTATAAATGCTTACAAAGTCTATCAGCTAATGATAATGTAAAAGTCACAATTACTATAAAATAAAGGATCTCAAAAATACTCAGACTTTAAAATGTCTGCACAATAAAAGCTCAATCAAAGACACAGTTTGTCATCACTAACGTGACGAGAATTTCATTTTGGAGTTGTAACTCCcagtaataaaatgatttaagcTCCTCAAGCACCACTGTTACAGTCATTACTGGTCTTATACCTTTGGTCCCAAAAGTCCAGGTTCATCATCCAGAACTTTAAATAATTCCTTCATTGCTCCTCTCAGATAAtgcctcctctctctgtgcATAGCACCACTGTTAGAAACacaggaaatggaaatggaCATTGGGTTGTCACAGCttatttcaaagtaaatgtactgtatgtcactgaaaatatataattttatataattataagaTATTGCATTGTTTCCACCGAGTCTTACCTGTTGACTATAACATGCTCACGGCATTCCTTGATGTCTGCAATCCGCTTGCTGTATCTGaattgaataaaagaaaaaatacaaacaaatgtatttaaaacctACGTAACAATCTATTATCTATCCAAATATAAGGAAATGGTACCAACACAACCCTACCTCTTGTTATATCTTCATTAAAGGATAACTTCGATTActttgtattaattttaaagtaGGCACAGCAGTAATTTTACATGTACTGCATCTTAGACTTCTGTGTAACATAACTACATAACGGATGTATTGTCCGCAAGATTTACTagaatttgcaaaaacaatgctgTGCAAAGAACGAAAGATCACAATGTTCCCAAATTATTGATATAAAACAATACTTGCTATTTACAGTTATCAATACTATCTGTTATCTAAAGATACATACATAGATAATAGTCCTGATATTTGGGTTGATATTTTTGGCTGTTCTTACTGCTGAAATAAGCTCCTTAATAGTCGAGGactttaatacagggaagtggTATGAGAATAGCGCTTAAGACAATTTTGAGTCAATCCTCAAAATAAAGTGGTACATTTTGTGACACGTGGTCACTaccatgttacatttttaatttttattcatcaACTAAACTTGAGATATTTCTCAAAGTCCACAGGGTggagaaaatataaatacataccCTTTGATGCTGTCAAAGAGGTCCTCAGAGACCTTGTGTATGTTGAGGACTTCATCTCTAGTGAGGGTGAGGTAGAGGCCGCTCCGCAGAGCCATTTTCCACAGGTCCTGCGAGTCCTGGTTAGTATTCAAGCTGCTGTGGCACAACAGGAAGCCAACTAGGAGGACGACAGACAGCACCAACACACAGAACCTGAAGGTCTTTTTCTAAAGGTTTCTGTGATGGCATCATTAAGACCATTTTCTGACTACATTAgttgtttttggacaaaaaaGAGGCCAAAATTGGGCTCAAAACCATCTGAGATGAGAtgctttttatatgtttaagtGAGAGCACAAATGAAAAGTATTCAAATGTACAGTCACTTTACCTTTTATCCTAAAACTGTCACTAAACACTCATCTGAAAAGTGTAGTGATCTCAAAAAGTAATAATTAAGACGGATAACACTTACTAATGATCCATCGCTCCATCACCTCCATTGACAGGTATTCACATGCCATCTGTGGTGAACATGAAGCTAATTAACTGTGCAGCGCAAACCATTAACAACACTCTTAGCAgtactaaagtaaaacattgtcTCTCAGTTAAACGTTTGACTGCACTGAGGAGAAGATGGGGAAAATGTTATCTGAGGAGCAAAAGTGGTTATGATATATTGACTCTATTTGATCTTAGACACAAAACATGCACTGCTACTACATTCATGACTATTTTCTCATTTCCAAGCCTGGAAAAACATTGTCATACCCTGTGCTCTTTGCTTCTCCCTGTGtcagaaacaaatacagaacaaaaggTGACAAGAGGGCAGACTAACTGTGTCAGAGCACGCTGGGTCCAGCATGGTAGCTGGAGCACTGAGCAGGCTGAGAAGCTGGGCGCCCCGCCACTTCTCTGCTGGAAGGTTCCTGCGTGGGTAGACCAACTTCAGAGACAGCACTGCAGTGGTCACAGACTAGGAGAGGGACAGAGACGGAAAGGACAACGGTGAAGGTGAGAAAGACACAGGGAGGCAGAGATTAAGGAAGTGCCGAAATGGATTAAGATATATAGACAATGCATCTGTCTTAATCCGGAATTCAACACAAGAGGCAAAGTTAaagcaaataacaaaatgtactttgaattggtttggttttattttttgcacataaAGGCTTTTTTCATGATCTTTCACAGAGACCATTGTAGTAAGATTACTAGTACTAATACTGTATCCTCTTGTATTATTGTGTTAGTCTTGTGTAAAATACAGTCCAGCTTTAGCCTTTAACAATTGTATGCCTGCATATAATACATTGctatattctttatttttttgtttctttcaaagctaaagtatataaaaatatgcttCCAAATTGGTTGCCACAGTTTGGTgagggctttttaaaaaataacaaccaCCTTGCGCACAAATCTACATCACCAACTGTGTGTGTCCTGAATTTTCCCCCAAGGAATCGAAATTATATCGTTTTTGGAGTTCAATTTGCTGTGGAGAGTTTTGCTCTGTGGCACTGACTCTAGGCCATGTCTAAATGCCACATATTAATTGCTGACCTTATTATCGCTGTCATAGCTGAATGGGAGCAAATTCATTATCACCTGAAAATACACAATGCAACACTGAGCTCACCCTTGTGTGAGGGCCAAACTCCTCAGTGAGCTTCTTCCAAGTATGCTCATACTCCACAAACATCTGGCTGAGCCGTGGGTAGGATGGGTCACTGCAGGATTCATTACAACATGCAATTAATCAATGTACTGTAGCaacaagaggaaacaaaagAGGGAGGGCATTGTAACAGGACAGTTTACAGCACCCTGTCAATCTAGCATTACCTTTGAAAAATGATATATGACACAGCTATGTTTTGGGGGAGGCTGGAATAACGAAGCGCTGAGACAGTTTCCCCTCGAGGGGACTAGCTGTGTGTGGTGTGCAAGTCAAACgtgatattaaaatgtatgtgatTGTGGTCCCTGCTCACATTTTAAACTCGGATGTGCACCCTGCctttgacaaataaatataatgcaaaGTGGGTAGAGTCAAAATGTTAGAACACCACTTGGCATTCTGAAAGGGTTAGTGGCAAGCTGTCGATATCTATGCCAAGTAAACTTCTGTGTAACTATGAGGAGCAGAAGAAAAGTCATTTTTGATGGACGTGAAAACCTGTAATGGCATTAATTGTGAGACTGAATGAAGTGTTTGTCGTAGCtataaaagcagcaaatacagTCCTTTTACTGAAAACTGAAGatgagtaaatggtaaataaatctatccattcattaaaaaaaaaaacactttttactttgtatGTCATGCCACATGTGGACTCGTTAAGCATCTTCAGTGTTTCCTCACCTGCTACCGTTGGTCATCTCGTGGGCACAGTTGAACATGCCCACCAGTGCCTTCTTGTCATCAATGCGAGAGAGCGTTATGATAACAGAGGTGTAGATACTGATTAGATCCAAGTAGTTCTTAGTGAAGTCAAAGTTGACCACCTGAAATCAAAATGTCAGTGGAGTCAGTGGCTCtgaaacagcaaaatgtgaaaaaagtaaatcaaacaCCCTCTCaccctctcaccccacatttgtcaccactgtatgacattaactttgtgtgttctttctccgtttctctgtccttttctgcaggtgtccctgtcTTTTCCAGTgggcagctactggtcctaccaacctgcccagtgttttgttgttgctttgttgctttgttgctttttgagtttctctctccactttccactcaccccaactggtcaaggcagatggccgcccaccctgagccttgttctgctggaggtttcttcctttaaagggagtttttcctctccactgttgcctagggcttgctcaaggggaattgttgggttttctccaTACATCTTgacttttattctgtaaagtgccttgagatga
This genomic interval from Channa argus isolate prfri chromosome 5, Channa argus male v1.0, whole genome shotgun sequence contains the following:
- the nckap1l gene encoding nck-associated protein 1-like, coding for MDYQQKLAEKLTILIERGTGVLIRMNYIKKTCGDPKLRPSFLTEKAMEPAIKYINKKFPNIDFRGSIQHLTNIQRQKSEVLAATSSYYDSFLDVIEFRDHVYELLNTIDACQCFFNIVVNFDFTKNYLDLISIYTSVIITLSRIDDKKALVGMFNCAHEMTNGSSDPSYPRLSQMFVEYEHTWKKLTEEFGPHTRSVTTAVLSLKLVYPRRNLPAEKWRGAQLLSLLSAPATMLDPACSDTMACEYLSMEVMERWIIIGFLLCHSSLNTNQDSQDLWKMALRSGLYLTLTRDEVLNIHKVSEDLFDSIKGYSKRIADIKECREHVIVNSGAMHRERRHYLRGAMKELFKVLDDEPGLLGPKALFVFMALTFARDEVLWLVRHSENMPKIKTPEDYIDNQMAELLFYMEKLRGLMRKYNHIVQRYHVQYLSQFDALVLNDTIQNMYVCPEEESVLMSSFVSTLSALSVKQVDNKEDFDLRPLRLDWLRLQAYTSVNKAPLPLKDYPDLAKVMNLIQFHTRMVDSVEELLQETSDVSILCFYPRVFEKMFTQSSEEVTMKPYLMSFPSVCSHFSQCGHALCPEEMDALEKKGLRLCVTFLEQIAKQTSNVVLEICAEQCNLNDQLLPKHCAETISAARHRKQKKPVPKKGEVQKEKPGAESLRKDRTVYTNVDKLHLMLTELCSSYSLSSDFIVFDHNVVPTEFLLSHLETRLSEIIVRMANYNQSTQEIARPSDLLAGIRAYVAGLHSLSSYINVDVTRLVKSVLLQQTQPLDSRGGQTITTLYTNWFLESLLRQASNSLIVHCPTMHCFVNQTTDNEPSFRAEEFSDVAELRALAELIGPYGVKFLSENLMWHITSQVSELKKMVIENMDVLVQMRSSFDKPEEMANLKKRLTGGENVLKRMTIIGVILSFRSMAQDCLKDILRKHCPYLMGPITSLRDFITSESDIKVTLSVYELASAAGLVCNIDPALVTAISSMQTDNMSMDEEHRLSCLLLVYIAVSLPTLALDNNSTYTREHGGHNNNIHCIATAINQLAAAMFTVQKKNIEHELKEFLLMASSTLLQLGQNIERVEVKNRESIYLLLHMIVEESSFLSQDMLESCFPYVLLRNAYREVYRSFIVTLG